In a genomic window of Nostoc sp. UHCC 0870:
- a CDS encoding HlyD family efflux transporter periplasmic adaptor subunit — MPTARQGRTSVILNFELICPQSLNTMSSNNGRLTTISQDTNITPTPPKTSNPAASSFEHPLMLKQSSGWSRGILWTLMFVSIAAVAWASVSKIEQAVPAQGKLEPQDNVKEVQIPIEGVVKTIHVKDGKRVKAGDLLVSLDPTVSQAQENSFQQVRTVLEQENQFYQAQLSGKEDTSPTVSIPAQFVSLTRSRAVLLAENRLFQAQLDGNAGEMSLSAEQQQRVKSELEELTSRVTSAQLEIDQLQKQYSQADIRLKSNEEKLKVNEQIFKDLEELATEGGISRIQYLNQQQEVESIRAEIAQLQEEKIRLQAAIAQAQAKVQNTKHIDRRDLTARIGNNSQRIAEIDSQLSKAIVDNKKRIAELDSQLSQTNQALKYSVVRSPVDGVVFDLKAHAPGFVAKSTEPVLKIVPQANLVAKVSITNQDIGFIREGMRVDVRIDSFPYSEFGDIKGTLTWIGSDALPPTQLQPYYTFPATVTLDQQYLNSNRRKIALQSGMSLNANIKIRERTVMSIFTDFFNKTGESLKFVR; from the coding sequence ATGCCTACGGCACGCCAAGGGCGAACGAGCGTCATTTTGAATTTTGAATTGATTTGTCCCCAATCCCTAAATACTATGAGTTCTAACAACGGTCGCCTGACAACGATATCACAGGATACGAATATTACTCCCACACCACCTAAAACATCAAATCCTGCTGCATCCTCCTTTGAACATCCCCTAATGCTCAAACAATCCTCTGGGTGGTCGCGGGGGATATTATGGACATTGATGTTTGTCTCAATTGCAGCAGTAGCTTGGGCTAGTGTCTCCAAAATCGAACAAGCAGTTCCAGCCCAAGGAAAACTCGAACCTCAAGATAATGTCAAAGAGGTGCAAATCCCTATCGAGGGTGTTGTCAAAACCATTCACGTCAAAGACGGAAAGCGGGTTAAAGCTGGGGATTTACTCGTCAGTCTTGATCCCACCGTTTCCCAAGCCCAGGAAAATTCCTTCCAACAAGTTCGCACAGTTTTAGAACAAGAAAATCAGTTTTACCAAGCACAACTAAGTGGGAAAGAGGACACCTCACCTACAGTATCCATTCCCGCGCAATTTGTCAGCTTAACCAGAAGCCGGGCGGTATTACTTGCCGAAAATCGTCTGTTTCAAGCTCAACTTGATGGCAATGCGGGGGAAATGTCGTTGAGTGCTGAACAGCAACAACGGGTAAAATCTGAATTAGAAGAGTTAACATCACGAGTTACATCTGCTCAGTTAGAAATTGACCAATTACAAAAGCAATATAGCCAAGCAGACATTAGACTTAAATCCAACGAGGAAAAGTTAAAAGTTAATGAGCAAATTTTTAAGGATTTGGAGGAATTAGCCACAGAAGGGGGAATTTCCCGCATTCAATACCTTAACCAACAGCAAGAAGTAGAATCCATTCGTGCAGAAATTGCACAATTGCAAGAAGAAAAGATCCGCTTGCAAGCTGCTATAGCCCAAGCCCAAGCCAAAGTTCAAAACACCAAACACATTGATAGACGGGATTTAACCGCCCGTATTGGCAATAATAGCCAGAGAATAGCTGAGATTGACAGCCAATTAAGCAAAGCTATTGTTGATAACAAAAAACGCATCGCCGAACTTGACAGCCAACTGAGCCAAACAAATCAGGCATTAAAATATAGTGTAGTGCGATCGCCTGTTGATGGTGTAGTCTTTGACCTAAAAGCCCACGCCCCCGGATTTGTGGCTAAATCCACCGAACCAGTGCTGAAAATCGTTCCTCAAGCTAACTTAGTAGCAAAAGTTTCCATCACCAACCAAGACATCGGCTTTATTAGAGAAGGAATGCGCGTTGATGTCCGCATAGATTCCTTCCCCTACAGCGAATTTGGTGACATCAAAGGTACTTTAACCTGGATTGGTTCTGATGCCCTACCACCAACCCAACTTCAGCCATACTACACCTTCCCAGCCACAGTCACCCTTGATCAACAATACTTAAACAGCAACAGACGCAAAATAGCCCTCCAGTCAGGAATGTCATTAAACGCCAACATCAAAATTAGAGAACGTACAGTTATGAGCATCTTCACTGATTTCTTCAATAAAACCGGAGAAAGCTTGAAATTCGTGCGCTAA